Proteins encoded within one genomic window of Zavarzinella sp.:
- a CDS encoding serine/threonine-protein kinase, whose product MPSSLSCSRCSTLIPVGVLTCPSCGEGVQNYSITDEKSGTVTITELTAPTQDITVGDDAPTVDAPSKTSPAISEYDEEIEQLPHAPVIPGYRLYKELGEGGMGAVFLAQQRLTRKLFAVKVMLDHRRQSEHNIERFRREARSQALINHPNVVTVHHVGPQEEVPYFAMEYLAANSLSELLKAGPLPPERAATIIRDCCRGVQAAHQSGTIHRDLKPGNILLSEDGTAKVADFGLAKTLGDDTVTMSNAVMGTLRYMSPQQAKGDKATELCDIFALGATLHSVLTKFNPFQDLADEKQILAKKAAATDSLLPPVNKLDSTICPILSAIVDKATAHNPKDRYQTADDFANDLDAWLQNEPTHAKPLTGLRKLRWRVRKHRRQIALALLILLAGSATSYAVIIANKNSANQKPVATVDPLEIMERDLANLKVGEKYEVVGPTGKPKWINWEVGESTLGTTITGDGAASFQTQLYSMLTLVRDPMHDRYRVSFELRHCTFPDQESQIGFYFGLDKSKTSNDEDAWRDLRSLQGFLATWARYSSAY is encoded by the coding sequence TTGCCTTCATCGCTCTCCTGTTCCCGTTGTTCCACCCTGATACCTGTGGGTGTGCTCACCTGCCCCAGTTGTGGGGAAGGTGTTCAAAACTATTCAATTACAGATGAGAAATCCGGTACAGTAACCATTACGGAACTGACAGCCCCCACGCAGGATATTACTGTTGGTGATGATGCACCTACCGTTGATGCACCCAGCAAAACCTCCCCTGCAATATCGGAATACGACGAAGAAATTGAGCAATTACCCCACGCACCGGTGATTCCGGGCTACCGACTCTATAAAGAGCTGGGTGAAGGGGGCATGGGGGCCGTGTTTCTGGCCCAACAACGGCTGACGCGGAAATTGTTTGCCGTCAAAGTAATGCTGGACCACCGCAGGCAAAGCGAACACAATATCGAGCGGTTCCGACGCGAAGCCCGTTCTCAGGCTCTGATCAACCACCCCAACGTGGTTACCGTGCACCACGTTGGCCCGCAGGAAGAAGTGCCCTACTTCGCCATGGAATATCTGGCGGCCAATTCCCTCAGCGAACTGCTGAAAGCCGGCCCACTGCCGCCGGAACGGGCTGCGACAATCATCCGCGATTGCTGCCGTGGTGTTCAGGCAGCGCACCAGTCGGGCACAATCCACCGTGATTTGAAACCAGGCAACATACTCCTTTCAGAAGATGGCACCGCCAAAGTGGCTGACTTTGGTCTGGCAAAGACCCTGGGCGACGACACGGTTACCATGTCCAACGCGGTGATGGGTACCCTCAGGTACATGTCCCCACAGCAGGCGAAGGGGGACAAAGCAACGGAACTGTGCGACATTTTTGCCCTGGGGGCCACCCTGCACAGTGTATTAACAAAATTTAATCCCTTTCAGGATCTGGCAGATGAAAAGCAGATTCTAGCCAAAAAAGCCGCTGCAACAGACAGTCTGCTTCCACCGGTGAACAAACTAGATAGCACGATTTGCCCTATTTTAAGTGCTATTGTAGATAAGGCCACCGCCCACAACCCGAAAGATCGCTACCAGACAGCAGATGATTTTGCAAACGACCTCGATGCCTGGCTGCAAAACGAACCCACGCATGCCAAGCCACTGACTGGATTGCGAAAACTCCGCTGGCGCGTGCGAAAGCACCGCAGGCAGATTGCCCTAGCGCTCCTGATCCTGCTGGCAGGCAGCGCTACCAGCTATGCGGTAATAATCGCTAACAAAAATAGCGCGAACCAAAAGCCCGTTGCCACTGTCGATCCGCTGGAAATCATGGAGCGGGACTTGGCAAACCTGAAGGTGGGCGAAAAGTACGAAGTGGTTGGCCCCACCGGCAAACCGAAGTGGATTAATTGGGAAGTGGGAGAATCCACATTAGGAACCACCATTACCGGTGACGGCGCAGCCAGCTTCCAGACGCAGCTCTATTCAATGTTGACCCTAGTTCGTGATCCAATGCACGATCGCTATCGGGTTTCATTTGAATTGCGGCATTGCACATTTCCTGATCAAGAATCTCAAATTGGTTTTTATTTCGGTCTTGATAAAAGCAAAACAAGCAACGATGAGGATGCCTGGCGCGATTTACGTTCGCTACAGGGATTTTTGGCCACTTGGGCAAGATACTCCTCAGCGTATTAA
- a CDS encoding TIM barrel protein → METNWNLTNTRRQFLAGTAIASATLLHNGGVWAEEKPAAPTEFQVACMTLPYSNFPFARALEGIRNAGYKFVALGTTHLEGGKKAAIIGDSTSLMAAKAVGKQCRDAGLEPLMMFSLIYPEATNGLKVLTQRLQQAAAAGIPQVLTFGHTKGGNHEVWIERLKLLGPIAEKEGVVLVIKQHGGETGTGAACAKIAEAVNHPHVQVNYDAGNVMDYLNVDPISDLKTCAARVYSFCIKDHRNFPKDEDCGPGLGEIDHYKLLHLVANLGRKIPLCCENIFAPLLPRPKTAEGVDAMAKRAREFLDLVIQGLQTVQTGK, encoded by the coding sequence ATGGAAACCAACTGGAATCTCACGAACACACGTCGGCAGTTTCTGGCAGGAACTGCCATCGCTTCCGCTACCCTGCTGCACAATGGTGGGGTGTGGGCCGAAGAAAAACCAGCCGCACCTACTGAATTTCAAGTCGCCTGCATGACCCTGCCATATTCGAACTTTCCATTTGCCAGAGCACTGGAAGGGATTCGCAATGCTGGCTACAAGTTTGTTGCGTTAGGCACCACCCACCTGGAAGGGGGCAAAAAAGCAGCCATCATTGGGGATTCCACCAGTCTGATGGCAGCCAAAGCAGTGGGCAAACAGTGCCGAGATGCGGGACTCGAGCCACTCATGATGTTCTCATTAATTTATCCCGAAGCCACCAATGGCTTGAAAGTTCTAACGCAACGCTTACAGCAGGCCGCAGCAGCAGGAATTCCCCAGGTGCTGACTTTTGGCCACACCAAAGGTGGGAACCATGAAGTCTGGATTGAACGGCTGAAACTTCTTGGTCCAATTGCAGAAAAAGAGGGTGTGGTGCTGGTGATTAAGCAGCACGGTGGGGAAACGGGTACGGGTGCGGCCTGTGCGAAGATTGCTGAAGCGGTCAATCACCCACATGTGCAGGTGAATTATGATGCGGGTAATGTCATGGATTACCTGAATGTTGACCCGATTTCTGACTTAAAAACTTGTGCAGCAAGGGTTTACAGTTTTTGCATCAAAGACCACCGTAATTTTCCAAAAGATGAGGACTGTGGACCGGGCCTGGGTGAAATTGACCACTACAAGTTGCTGCACCTGGTGGCGAATCTGGGAAGAAAGATCCCACTATGCTGTGAAAATATCTTCGCACCGCTGCTACCCAGACCAAAAACAGCAGAGGGTGTTGATGCGATGGCAAAACGGGCAAGAGAGTTTCTGGATCTGGTCATTCAAGGGCTGCAAACCGTTCAGACTGGCAAGTAA
- a CDS encoding FHA domain-containing protein gives MKKRTVISRKKNWDLLLDRKSTSKVHRAILLADGLVMIRDLGSTISTQVNSQLIWRVALLPNDQVSITSF, from the coding sequence GTGAAGAAAAGAACTGTCATTAGTCGCAAGAAAAACTGGGACCTGCTGCTCGATCGCAAAAGCACTTCCAAGGTGCATCGTGCGATTCTACTGGCCGATGGACTGGTAATGATTCGTGATCTGGGCAGCACCATCAGCACCCAAGTCAATAGTCAGCTGATTTGGCGTGTCGCACTGCTGCCGAACGATCAGGTGTCGATCACCTCGTTCTAA
- a CDS encoding Gfo/Idh/MocA family oxidoreductase, protein MGNDFKQFAVAGSMLAGAAALDAMQKNNDELRIGLIGCGGRGTGAASQALKADSNVRLTAMGDAFEDRLQSSLKTLKNYEALAAKIDVPAERQFVGLDAYQKVLQHSDVVLLCTPPGFRPQHLKAAIDAGKHVFAEKPVAVDGPGIRSVLESCKKAQEKNLGVLSGLCLRFHYGFQEIIKRVHDGAIGDLKVLQANDLRTGRWARTRQPEWTDLQYQMRNWYNFTWLSGDFNVEQHVHFLDVCAWLMNGQYPTAATGVGGRQVLTGKEHGNIYDHFSIVYEYADGAKMFSNTRQQPGCKNELSASAIGTKGMAFLSERTDGIYLTNPERWVYQGKENNIYQTEHDEFFMSIRAGKPFNNGEYMAKSTLLAIMGRMAAYTGQRITWEMALNSKESLVPDQLDWKMKLPDPPIAIPGITKFQ, encoded by the coding sequence ATGGGGAACGATTTCAAACAATTTGCGGTAGCGGGATCGATGCTTGCTGGTGCGGCTGCACTGGATGCGATGCAGAAGAACAACGATGAATTACGGATCGGCCTGATTGGTTGTGGGGGGCGTGGCACTGGTGCCGCTTCGCAGGCACTGAAGGCAGATTCGAATGTTCGGTTGACTGCCATGGGCGATGCATTTGAGGATCGCCTGCAAAGCAGTCTGAAAACATTAAAAAATTATGAAGCACTGGCGGCAAAAATTGATGTCCCTGCTGAACGCCAGTTTGTGGGCCTGGATGCTTACCAGAAAGTGTTGCAGCACTCCGATGTGGTGCTGCTTTGCACCCCACCTGGCTTTCGCCCACAGCACCTGAAGGCGGCGATTGATGCGGGCAAGCACGTTTTTGCAGAAAAACCAGTTGCAGTCGATGGGCCAGGCATTCGGTCGGTGCTGGAAAGCTGCAAAAAGGCCCAGGAAAAGAACCTGGGGGTGCTTTCCGGGCTCTGTCTGCGTTTTCACTACGGTTTTCAGGAAATCATCAAACGTGTGCACGATGGGGCGATTGGCGATCTGAAAGTCTTACAGGCAAACGACTTACGTACCGGTCGCTGGGCGAGAACCCGCCAGCCGGAATGGACTGATCTGCAATATCAGATGCGAAACTGGTACAACTTCACCTGGTTATCGGGTGACTTTAATGTGGAACAGCATGTCCACTTTCTGGATGTCTGTGCCTGGTTAATGAATGGGCAATATCCCACTGCTGCAACGGGGGTGGGTGGCAGGCAAGTTCTTACTGGCAAAGAACATGGAAACATTTACGACCATTTTTCGATTGTCTACGAGTATGCAGATGGGGCGAAAATGTTCAGCAACACCCGTCAACAACCCGGCTGCAAAAATGAACTGTCCGCATCGGCGATTGGCACCAAAGGAATGGCGTTCCTTTCCGAACGAACGGATGGCATTTATCTGACGAATCCCGAACGGTGGGTTTATCAGGGGAAAGAAAACAACATTTACCAGACAGAACATGATGAATTTTTCATGAGTATCCGTGCGGGCAAGCCATTCAACAACGGGGAGTATATGGCAAAGAGTACCCTGTTGGCCATCATGGGGCGCATGGCCGCTTACACCGGACAGCGAATTACCTGGGAGATGGCATTGAACTCCAAAGAAAGTCTGGTACCTGACCAACTGGACTGGAAGATGAAACTCCCAGATCCGCCCATTGCCATTCCTGGTATTACGAAATTTCAATGA
- a CDS encoding fasciclin domain-containing protein, translating to MLKRFIVASLFAVLTLSFGSTNTNAAEPKDIVDTAVAGKFNTLVAAVKAAELVETLKGKGPFTVFAPTDEAFAKLGDATIKKVLADKELLKKILLAHVVVGKDVYAKDVVGLDGKEVNGFKISTKDGVKIGDAKVTKTDIKCANGVIHVIDTVLIPK from the coding sequence ATGTTGAAACGATTTATTGTTGCTTCTCTGTTTGCTGTTCTCACATTATCGTTCGGTTCTACCAACACGAATGCCGCAGAACCCAAGGACATTGTTGACACCGCCGTTGCTGGCAAGTTCAACACCCTGGTGGCCGCTGTCAAAGCTGCAGAACTTGTTGAAACTCTGAAAGGCAAAGGTCCTTTCACGGTATTTGCTCCTACCGATGAAGCATTCGCCAAACTGGGTGATGCAACCATCAAGAAAGTGCTTGCAGACAAGGAATTACTGAAGAAGATTCTGTTGGCACACGTTGTTGTGGGCAAAGATGTTTATGCCAAAGACGTTGTTGGTCTGGATGGTAAAGAAGTGAACGGCTTCAAGATCAGCACCAAAGACGGAGTGAAAATTGGCGACGCCAAAGTCACCAAGACCGACATCAAATGCGCTAATGGTGTGATTCACGTGATCGACACCGTCCTGATTCCCAAGTAA
- a CDS encoding secretin N-terminal domain-containing protein: MALLMALVDDLDVPSAASAQINIYTLKKADAVLTANLIQQLFFGATQGAGGLGGGAANRPLLTLTGQPGVSANLINLQITVDERSNSIIVAGSQNDLDAIAAIIARLEDSAVDLRGNHVIKLRNAGAADVANVLQTYLNNSLSVIQSGNQLSGFQQIQRNIVIAAEPVTNNLLISATPQAYAAILPIINQLDAQPLQVSIEVMIAEVVLNNSEDFGVEIGLQSPVLFSRGLVPALGNVFSAANGGTLVPGVTVNTTGTDVVNPFGFNTTNAVSQPSITNSGVVGFQGLTNYGVGRVGQAGVGGFVFSAASDTVNVLVRALKLQGRIDTVLRPTITTLDNQVGQVFVGQDFPYTTGSQATALGTLQQTIDRVLLGTTLRVTPRINPDGKILMRVDPSVSSPQDSLIPLGNGLFATAFNLQQISTTVLVGDGETMVLGGLISKSDSRFESKVPWLGDLPYVGTLFRFRTQEQVKRELLFIMTPHIIRNSADSERLLMEEARKMNWRLQEIDKIYSGPTSGLGDRVPGEIVPSESWVQPQAPGMEQPLTLPKPLPEGEIPPASPSTPGIEVPKLPDLPSPAQPKAPKDPSKADSSLPTVPVLPISATSSNPANLVNPALLKPAIEMPMNRK; encoded by the coding sequence ATGGCTTTGCTGATGGCACTGGTCGACGATCTGGATGTGCCCAGTGCAGCTAGTGCTCAGATCAATATTTATACGTTGAAAAAGGCAGATGCGGTATTGACCGCCAACCTGATTCAGCAGTTGTTCTTCGGTGCAACACAAGGTGCCGGAGGTCTGGGCGGTGGTGCTGCGAATCGACCACTGCTGACATTGACTGGCCAGCCAGGTGTCAGTGCCAACCTGATTAATTTGCAGATTACGGTCGATGAACGAAGCAATTCGATCATCGTTGCTGGCAGTCAGAACGATCTGGATGCCATTGCAGCCATCATTGCTCGCCTGGAAGATTCTGCTGTCGATCTGCGTGGCAATCATGTGATCAAACTGCGGAATGCGGGTGCGGCTGATGTCGCCAACGTTTTGCAGACGTACCTGAATAACTCTCTGTCCGTGATTCAAAGTGGGAATCAGTTGTCTGGTTTTCAGCAGATTCAGCGGAATATTGTGATCGCTGCAGAGCCGGTGACCAATAACCTGCTTATCAGTGCCACCCCACAGGCCTATGCAGCGATTCTGCCAATCATCAATCAGTTGGATGCTCAACCACTACAGGTGTCGATCGAAGTGATGATCGCGGAAGTAGTGCTGAACAACAGCGAAGATTTTGGTGTGGAAATCGGCCTGCAGTCTCCAGTACTCTTTAGCCGTGGCCTGGTGCCCGCACTGGGTAACGTTTTCAGTGCGGCCAATGGTGGCACACTGGTACCTGGGGTAACGGTAAATACCACTGGTACGGATGTCGTCAATCCGTTTGGGTTTAACACCACCAACGCAGTCAGTCAGCCTTCGATCACCAATTCGGGTGTGGTGGGCTTCCAGGGTCTTACCAACTATGGCGTGGGTCGGGTTGGACAGGCGGGTGTGGGTGGTTTCGTGTTCTCTGCCGCCAGCGACACGGTCAACGTGCTGGTCCGGGCTTTGAAGTTACAAGGTCGGATTGATACTGTCTTGCGTCCCACCATTACGACGCTGGATAATCAGGTGGGCCAGGTGTTTGTTGGTCAGGACTTCCCCTATACAACGGGCAGCCAGGCAACAGCACTGGGTACCTTGCAGCAAACGATTGACCGAGTTTTACTGGGTACTACCTTGCGGGTCACCCCACGGATCAATCCTGATGGCAAGATCCTGATGCGGGTTGATCCAAGTGTGTCTTCACCACAGGATTCGCTGATTCCGTTAGGGAACGGGTTGTTTGCCACTGCTTTCAACCTGCAGCAGATTTCTACCACTGTCCTGGTGGGTGATGGGGAAACAATGGTGTTAGGTGGCTTGATCAGCAAGTCGGATTCACGCTTTGAAAGCAAAGTGCCGTGGCTGGGCGACCTGCCTTACGTGGGTACTCTGTTCCGCTTCCGTACGCAGGAACAGGTCAAACGCGAGCTGTTGTTCATTATGACGCCGCACATCATTCGTAACTCGGCTGATTCAGAACGGTTGCTGATGGAAGAAGCACGCAAGATGAACTGGCGGCTCCAGGAAATCGACAAGATCTATAGTGGACCGACCAGTGGCCTGGGCGATCGTGTTCCTGGTGAAATTGTGCCCTCCGAATCGTGGGTACAACCACAGGCTCCGGGGATGGAACAGCCGTTGACACTGCCAAAGCCTTTACCCGAAGGTGAAATACCACCTGCAAGTCCTTCAACCCCAGGGATTGAAGTGCCGAAGTTGCCTGACTTGCCTTCACCAGCACAGCCGAAAGCACCAAAAGATCCGTCGAAAGCGGATTCTTCATTGCCGACGGTGCCCGTGCTGCCGATTTCAGCGACCAGCTCAAATCCGGCTAATCTGGTGAACCCGGCACTGTTGAAACCAGCAATTGAAATGCCAATGAACCGCAAGTAA